Proteins encoded by one window of Gemmatimonadota bacterium:
- a CDS encoding helicase, with the protein MRDALRREISAADGNEVSFVATLDADRIITAVRVVARGTVDRVLALPGVARAGEMLLHNHPSGHLEPSMADLSVAARAHDDGIGFGIVDNTGQRLYVVVEVPTARLEIKLDPFEVIEQLGEHGPISKELGGYEDRRSQRDLAAHLVDAYNDGGVLLLEAGTGVGKSFAYLVPALAWAKANGERTVISTNTINLQDQLVGKDLPFLARALGTAEHTPTFALLKGWRNYLCRARLETASASQQSLLEGDRLQELLDLTAWASHTEDGTLADLPAPPTSEVWDEVAAEADLCTRLQCRHFDKCFVFRARRRAAQADVVVVNHHLLAADLAVRQASDNWMEAAVLPAYQRIILDEAHHLEDVAASHLGVQVSSRGIRRLLNRLERSGKGLVPSLQRDLATADDLLSRASLDLIRDRLAPAVAEARRAAEGLVLRLFGFLEQQGSGQVRLDDTFGSQAIWAEGLTSELEATVRSFQLIAEVTETIADRLAQAEGTERREQLLMECRGVIRRLDSAADGLNITLRPAVGRPPEVRWIERTGPKGQALQMAAVPLDLAPTLRSLLFDRVKTVALTSATLATGGDFSFLSSRIGLGGSDSPITLAEVFPSPFDYGAQCLLGVPEDVPDPREDEAGHDAAIVDVVHDLAFAGDGGIFVLFTSHAALRRAAVTLRSVLGERFPILVQGEGQRDHLLRRFRETGNAILLGTDSFWEGVDVPGRALRSLVLAKLPFKVPAEPITAARLERIAEQGEDGFSGYLLPHAALKLKQGFGRLIRSAQDVGVVILLDRRVVTKRYGMMLLEGLPPADRVIGPWSQVRSKCEDFFARHGIGAAP; encoded by the coding sequence GTGCGGGATGCACTGCGCCGGGAAATCAGCGCCGCCGACGGCAACGAAGTCTCCTTCGTGGCCACGCTCGATGCCGACCGGATCATCACGGCCGTCCGCGTCGTCGCGCGCGGCACCGTCGATCGCGTCCTTGCTCTCCCCGGTGTCGCACGCGCCGGGGAGATGTTGCTGCACAACCATCCGAGCGGCCATCTCGAGCCGTCGATGGCCGACCTCTCCGTCGCGGCGCGCGCCCACGATGACGGCATCGGCTTCGGGATTGTCGACAACACCGGGCAGCGGCTCTACGTCGTGGTCGAGGTGCCGACCGCCCGCCTCGAGATCAAGCTCGACCCGTTCGAGGTGATCGAGCAGCTGGGCGAGCATGGCCCGATCTCGAAGGAGCTGGGCGGCTACGAGGATCGGCGCAGCCAGCGCGACCTGGCCGCGCACCTCGTCGATGCCTACAACGATGGCGGCGTGTTGTTGCTGGAAGCCGGGACCGGCGTCGGCAAGTCGTTCGCCTACCTGGTCCCTGCGCTGGCGTGGGCCAAGGCCAATGGCGAGCGCACGGTCATCTCCACCAATACGATCAACCTGCAGGACCAGCTGGTCGGCAAGGACCTGCCGTTCCTCGCGCGGGCGCTCGGCACGGCGGAGCACACGCCGACCTTCGCGCTTCTCAAGGGCTGGCGCAACTACCTCTGCCGCGCCCGCCTCGAGACCGCCAGTGCGAGCCAGCAGTCGTTGCTCGAGGGGGATCGGTTGCAGGAGCTGCTCGACCTCACCGCCTGGGCATCGCACACGGAGGACGGCACGCTCGCTGACCTGCCCGCGCCCCCGACCAGTGAGGTGTGGGACGAAGTGGCCGCCGAGGCCGACCTGTGCACGCGGCTGCAGTGCCGGCACTTCGACAAGTGCTTCGTCTTCCGGGCACGGCGCCGCGCCGCGCAAGCCGACGTGGTGGTGGTCAATCACCACCTGCTCGCCGCCGACCTCGCCGTGCGGCAGGCGTCGGACAATTGGATGGAGGCCGCGGTGCTGCCGGCCTACCAGCGGATCATCCTCGACGAAGCCCACCACCTTGAGGACGTCGCGGCGTCGCACCTCGGCGTGCAGGTGTCGAGTCGCGGCATTCGTCGGCTGCTCAATCGGCTGGAGCGAAGCGGCAAGGGGCTGGTCCCCTCGCTGCAGCGCGACCTCGCCACTGCAGACGACCTCCTCTCGCGAGCGTCGCTCGACCTGATCCGCGATCGACTCGCCCCGGCCGTGGCGGAGGCGCGTCGTGCCGCCGAGGGCTTGGTCCTGCGCCTCTTCGGCTTCCTGGAACAGCAGGGGAGCGGGCAAGTGCGGCTCGACGACACCTTCGGGTCGCAGGCCATCTGGGCAGAGGGGCTGACCAGCGAGCTCGAAGCGACCGTCCGCTCATTTCAGCTGATTGCCGAGGTCACCGAAACCATCGCCGATCGATTGGCCCAGGCCGAGGGGACCGAGCGTCGCGAGCAGCTGCTGATGGAGTGTCGTGGCGTCATCCGCCGACTCGACTCGGCGGCGGACGGGTTGAACATCACGCTGCGCCCGGCGGTGGGCCGTCCGCCGGAAGTGCGCTGGATCGAACGGACCGGGCCGAAGGGGCAGGCGCTGCAGATGGCCGCGGTGCCGCTCGACCTGGCGCCTACCCTGCGGTCACTGCTCTTCGATCGCGTGAAGACGGTGGCGCTGACGAGTGCCACGCTTGCCACGGGAGGGGACTTTTCGTTCCTCTCGTCGCGGATCGGCCTCGGTGGCAGTGATTCGCCGATCACGCTGGCCGAGGTGTTTCCGTCGCCGTTCGACTACGGGGCGCAATGCCTGCTGGGCGTGCCGGAGGATGTCCCCGATCCGCGTGAGGACGAGGCCGGCCACGACGCGGCGATTGTCGACGTGGTGCACGACCTCGCCTTCGCCGGCGATGGCGGCATCTTCGTCCTCTTCACCTCCCACGCCGCCCTGCGCCGCGCCGCGGTGACGCTGCGCTCGGTCCTCGGCGAACGGTTTCCCATTCTGGTCCAGGGGGAGGGGCAACGCGACCACCTTCTGCGCCGTTTTCGCGAGACCGGCAACGCCATTCTGCTGGGCACCGACTCCTTCTGGGAAGGCGTGGACGTTCCCGGTCGGGCGCTCCGCAGCCTCGTGCTGGCCAAGCTACCTTTCAAGGTTCCGGCGGAGCCGATCACCGCGGCCCGCCTCGAGCGGATCGCGGAGCAGGGTGAGGACGGCTTCTCGGGCTACCTGCTCCCGCACGCCGCGCTCAAGTTGAAGCAGGGCTTTGGCCGGTTGATCCGGAGCGCCCAGGACGTCGGCGTCGTGATCCTGCTCGACCGGCGCGTGGTGACCAAGCGCTACGGCATGATGTTGCTCGAGGGACTGCCGCCGGCCGACCGCGTGATCGGTCCGTGGAGCCAGGTGCGCAGCAAGTGTGAAGACTTCTTCGCCCGTCACGGGATCGGAGCGGCACCATGA
- a CDS encoding fumarylacetoacetate hydrolase family protein — MMVVQPSKIVCVGRNYAAHAKELGNEIPKNPMLFFKPPSALLEPGGTIVIPSVSQQVEYEAEIGVVIGTRASKVSAADAMAHVRGFTCGNDVTCRDLQKPDGQWGRAKGFDTFCPVGPVVAEGLDWTRLEVIGRVNGEERQRAPVSDMIFSIPVLIEYISGIMTLEPGDLILTGTPEGVGRLHPGDVVEVEIPGVGILRNTVAGGDA; from the coding sequence ATGATGGTGGTCCAACCGAGCAAGATCGTCTGCGTCGGTCGCAACTATGCGGCGCATGCCAAGGAACTCGGCAACGAGATCCCGAAGAACCCGATGCTCTTCTTCAAGCCGCCCTCGGCGCTGCTCGAGCCGGGCGGCACGATCGTCATCCCGTCGGTGTCCCAGCAGGTCGAGTACGAGGCGGAGATCGGCGTGGTGATCGGCACGCGCGCCTCGAAGGTCTCGGCGGCAGACGCCATGGCGCATGTGCGCGGCTTCACCTGCGGCAACGACGTCACCTGCCGCGACCTGCAGAAGCCGGACGGCCAGTGGGGCCGCGCCAAGGGGTTCGACACCTTCTGTCCGGTGGGGCCGGTGGTGGCGGAGGGCCTCGACTGGACCAGGCTCGAGGTGATCGGTCGGGTGAACGGCGAGGAACGGCAGCGTGCCCCGGTCAGCGACATGATCTTCTCGATCCCGGTGCTGATCGAGTACATCAGCGGCATCATGACCCTCGAACCGGGCGATCTCATCCTGACGGGAACGCCCGAGGGTGTGGGGCGGCTCCACCCCGGTGACGTCGTTGAGGTCGAGATCCCCGGTGTGGGGATCCTGAGGAATACCGTGGCGGGAGGGGACGCATGA
- a CDS encoding aminotransferase class I/II-fold pyridoxal phosphate-dependent enzyme — protein sequence MIQISDRVGQLPGYPLAKIPTIKRRLMEAGVDVIDLGAGDADGPPPKAVVDALKSALDVTANHKYGFQQGLPAYREAAVRWVERRFGQRFDAYTEMLPLIGSKEGLSHLPMAVCNPGDVAIIPEPGYQAYIGGSMLAGAEPVIVPLRPEHNFLVELDTLPEETLRRAKVVFVNYPNNPTAAVASREYLERLVAACRRHDIVLAYDNPYCDLTFDGYVAPSIFEIEGAREVAVEYFSLSKSFQMTGWRLGFVVGRAELITALTKVKSYVDTGPFLALQAAGAWTLDHAEELVKPIVAELQVRRDAAVEALRAQGFTVEVPIAAMYLWIPLPPGIASADFSTRALEEEGVVTMAGSGFGPGGEGFFRIALTQPAPRIREAVSRLGRTLAACRDAVALAQS from the coding sequence ATGATTCAGATCAGCGATCGGGTCGGACAACTGCCGGGGTATCCCCTCGCGAAGATCCCGACCATCAAGCGTCGCCTGATGGAGGCCGGCGTCGACGTGATCGACCTCGGCGCGGGCGATGCGGACGGCCCGCCGCCGAAGGCTGTCGTCGATGCGCTCAAGAGCGCACTCGACGTGACGGCCAATCACAAGTACGGCTTCCAGCAGGGGCTGCCCGCCTACCGTGAAGCGGCGGTGCGGTGGGTCGAGCGCCGCTTCGGCCAGCGCTTCGACGCCTACACGGAGATGCTGCCGCTGATCGGATCGAAGGAAGGGCTCTCGCATCTGCCGATGGCAGTATGCAATCCGGGAGATGTCGCCATCATCCCGGAGCCCGGCTATCAGGCGTACATCGGCGGCTCGATGCTCGCCGGTGCGGAACCGGTGATCGTCCCCCTCCGCCCCGAGCACAACTTCCTGGTGGAGCTTGACACCCTCCCCGAGGAGACGCTGCGCCGGGCAAAGGTGGTGTTCGTGAACTACCCGAACAATCCGACGGCGGCGGTGGCATCGCGCGAGTATCTCGAGCGCCTGGTCGCGGCCTGTCGTCGGCATGACATCGTCCTGGCGTACGACAATCCCTACTGCGACCTGACATTCGACGGCTACGTGGCGCCGAGCATCTTCGAGATCGAGGGTGCGCGCGAGGTCGCCGTCGAATACTTCTCGCTGTCGAAGTCGTTCCAGATGACGGGATGGCGGCTCGGCTTCGTGGTTGGGCGCGCAGAGTTGATCACGGCGCTCACGAAGGTGAAGAGCTACGTCGATACCGGTCCCTTCCTGGCGTTGCAGGCGGCCGGGGCGTGGACGCTCGATCACGCCGAGGAGCTGGTGAAGCCGATCGTGGCGGAGCTCCAGGTGCGGCGCGATGCCGCCGTCGAGGCGCTCCGTGCGCAGGGATTCACCGTCGAGGTGCCGATCGCGGCGATGTACCTCTGGATCCCGTTGCCCCCGGGGATCGCATCGGCGGACTTCTCGACTCGGGCGTTGGAGGAGGAGGGCGTCGTGACGATGGCGGGCAGCGGCTTTGGTCCGGGCGGCGAAGGCTTCTTCCGGATCGCCCTGACGCAGCCTGCGCCGCGGATCCGGGAAGCGGTGTCACGTCTTGGGCGCACACTCGCGGCGTGCCGGGACGCGGTTGCCCTCGCGCAGAGCTGA
- a CDS encoding M28 family peptidase, which yields MRHPLLPFVALLALPVALAAQATTRPAVPSVFAPTTTAVSRELSGPRALATVAFVEQFYRLPGNRGFNASIDTVAALLRQAGYVEQGAAKPTDRLTYRIESRPMTAPAWSPLDASLTIVGRARPLLTWAGNHNMLAANSWATPAGGVRAAVVDVGAGADADFAKVDVKGKIVFGEGNARSLFTRAMQRGALGVIAPQKLPAFNQQSKNVNSIQFSGVARDTVNKGFLIYLSAAARDSIKAALAAGAVEVQAVVRAVFDVAPERTIVAEIRGAVRPTERFVYSAHVQEPGANDNASGVGLLAEMARTAAVLVKGGRVNPARTMTFLWGDEIRATARYLSEDSTRRAGVKWGMSLDMVGENTALTGGSFLIEKMKDPSAVWVRGEDQHTEWGSSPVRQADIWPHFLNDFSRQRCLDRAATTGWVVKANPFEGGSDHTPFLSNKIPAVLFWHFTDQYYHTDRDRIEMVSATTLGHVGNCALTTGFLLTAGTDAVGGAALKELVDVAAQELRTQAALSRAVVAKGGDAAAERKIVEAWRDYYVAALPTVQELTVGGTGLAAQVAAGQARVRAVADEVLATLK from the coding sequence ATGCGTCATCCGCTTCTTCCGTTCGTGGCGCTGCTCGCGCTCCCCGTCGCCCTCGCGGCCCAGGCCACGACGCGGCCGGCGGTGCCGTCGGTATTTGCGCCGACCACCACCGCCGTGTCGCGAGAACTGTCGGGCCCCCGCGCCCTCGCGACGGTCGCGTTCGTCGAGCAGTTCTACCGGTTGCCGGGGAATCGCGGCTTCAACGCCTCGATCGACACCGTCGCCGCCTTGCTGCGACAGGCAGGCTATGTCGAGCAGGGGGCCGCCAAGCCGACCGATCGGCTGACGTACCGGATCGAGTCCCGGCCAATGACGGCCCCCGCCTGGTCACCCCTGGATGCATCGCTGACGATCGTCGGCCGAGCCAGGCCACTGCTGACCTGGGCGGGCAACCACAACATGCTCGCCGCCAACTCCTGGGCGACCCCGGCCGGTGGCGTGCGAGCCGCGGTCGTCGATGTCGGCGCGGGGGCAGATGCCGACTTCGCCAAGGTCGACGTGAAGGGGAAGATCGTTTTCGGCGAGGGCAACGCGCGCAGCCTCTTCACCCGGGCGATGCAGCGCGGTGCGCTCGGCGTGATCGCACCGCAGAAGCTCCCGGCCTTCAACCAGCAGTCCAAGAACGTCAACTCGATCCAGTTCTCGGGTGTGGCGCGCGACACGGTGAACAAGGGGTTCCTGATCTACCTCTCGGCGGCGGCGCGTGACTCCATCAAGGCGGCGCTCGCTGCGGGTGCGGTCGAGGTGCAGGCCGTGGTGCGGGCGGTCTTCGATGTGGCGCCGGAGCGGACCATCGTCGCCGAGATTCGTGGCGCGGTGCGCCCGACTGAGCGCTTCGTCTACTCTGCCCATGTGCAGGAACCGGGGGCGAACGACAACGCCTCGGGCGTCGGGCTGCTGGCGGAGATGGCGCGGACCGCTGCCGTGCTGGTCAAGGGCGGTCGGGTGAATCCCGCCCGGACGATGACCTTCCTCTGGGGTGACGAAATCCGTGCCACGGCGCGCTATCTCTCCGAAGACAGCACGCGTCGCGCCGGCGTCAAATGGGGGATGTCGCTCGACATGGTGGGCGAGAACACCGCCCTGACCGGCGGCAGCTTCCTGATCGAGAAGATGAAGGATCCGTCGGCGGTCTGGGTGCGCGGCGAGGACCAGCACACCGAGTGGGGCAGCTCGCCGGTCCGCCAGGCGGATATCTGGCCGCACTTCCTGAACGACTTCTCCCGGCAACGCTGCCTCGATCGGGCCGCGACCACGGGATGGGTCGTGAAGGCCAATCCGTTCGAGGGCGGCAGCGATCACACGCCGTTCCTCAGCAACAAGATTCCGGCGGTGCTGTTCTGGCACTTCACCGACCAGTACTACCACACCGATCGGGATCGGATCGAGATGGTGAGCGCCACCACGCTGGGCCACGTCGGCAACTGCGCGCTGACCACCGGCTTCCTCCTCACCGCAGGCACGGACGCGGTCGGTGGTGCGGCGCTCAAGGAGCTCGTCGACGTGGCTGCGCAGGAGTTGCGGACGCAGGCGGCGCTGTCGCGCGCCGTGGTCGCGAAGGGTGGCGATGCCGCTGCGGAGCGGAAGATCGTCGAAGCGTGGCGCGACTATTACGTCGCCGCATTGCCGACGGTGCAGGAACTCACCGTCGGCGGCACCGGGCTCGCCGCGCAGGTTGCCGCGGGACAGGCACGCGTGCGCGCGGTCGCCGATGAGGTGCTGGCCACGCTCAAGTAG
- a CDS encoding OmpW family protein, with protein sequence MRSLRSLLFTLALVAVAVPASAQSKEGPWLLRVRALSLTPADKSDAIPSLNVPADAITVSSKVFPELDIAYFLTANIAAELVLTYPQQHDVELSGTKIGTFKHLPPTLLLQYHFLPTGKIRPYVGAGGNLTLISKVDLNVPGVGALDLESSSIGGAAQVGADVQLAPGFFLNVDAKKVMIGSDVTAGGAKVSAVKVDPWLLSVGIGRRF encoded by the coding sequence ATGCGTTCGCTCCGTTCGTTGCTGTTCACGCTCGCGTTGGTTGCCGTCGCCGTGCCGGCCTCGGCGCAGTCCAAGGAAGGCCCGTGGCTGCTGCGCGTGCGCGCCCTCTCCCTCACGCCGGCCGACAAGTCCGACGCGATCCCATCCCTGAACGTTCCGGCTGACGCCATCACCGTCAGCTCGAAGGTCTTTCCCGAACTCGACATCGCCTATTTCCTGACGGCGAACATCGCGGCGGAACTGGTGCTGACCTATCCGCAGCAGCATGACGTCGAACTCAGCGGCACCAAGATCGGCACCTTCAAGCATCTCCCGCCGACGCTGCTGCTCCAGTACCACTTCCTCCCCACCGGCAAGATTCGCCCGTACGTCGGGGCGGGTGGCAACCTGACGTTGATCTCGAAGGTCGACCTCAACGTGCCAGGCGTCGGCGCGCTGGATCTCGAGAGCAGCTCGATCGGCGGCGCCGCCCAGGTGGGCGCGGACGTGCAGCTCGCGCCCGGCTTCTTCCTGAACGTCGATGCCAAGAAGGTCATGATCGGTTCGGACGTGACGGCTGGTGGCGCCAAGGTCTCGGCCGTCAAGGTCGATCCCTGGCTCCTGAGCGTGGGCATCGGCCGGCGCTTCTAG
- a CDS encoding glutamate--tRNA ligase: MSAPRVRFAPSPTGYLHVGGARTALFNWLFAKRTGGTFVLRIEDTDKQRSTDAHTQVILDGMRWLGITWDEGPLFQGEYGARHRADAESLLAKGLAYKDYLTAAELDAERAAVEARGGAFRFDRKSIHLPPEETARREAAGMPYAIRFATPDEEIAWMDAVHGRISWQGRDLDDFIILRSDGSAIYNLAVVSDDIAMEITHVIRGDDHISNTPKQIALYRALGKEPPIFAHVPMILGTDGKKLSKRHGATAVGDYQDMGILPAAMRNFLALLGWSPGQDQEIVTEAEMIERFALEDIQKKAAVFDPAKLEWMNGQYLSNFPAEELLAPVERQLGILGVAHDGRDLLPVITAVKTRARTITHLAEQVASRIDDSRVVRDEKGNALEAKMGERFATSLRLCQEALVAIAAEAWHAESLEAALKAVAETHALKLGDVMQPVRVALTGGTVSEPVPELLAVVGRDASLARIARTIG; the protein is encoded by the coding sequence ATGTCCGCACCTCGTGTCCGCTTCGCCCCCTCCCCCACCGGCTACCTCCACGTCGGCGGGGCCCGGACGGCGCTCTTCAACTGGCTCTTCGCCAAGCGGACCGGCGGCACCTTCGTGCTGCGGATCGAGGACACCGACAAGCAGCGCAGCACCGACGCGCACACGCAGGTGATTCTCGACGGGATGCGCTGGCTCGGCATCACCTGGGACGAGGGCCCGCTCTTTCAGGGCGAGTACGGTGCCCGGCACCGGGCCGACGCCGAATCGCTGCTGGCGAAGGGGCTCGCCTACAAGGACTACCTCACCGCCGCCGAACTCGACGCCGAGCGCGCTGCGGTCGAGGCGCGCGGTGGGGCGTTCCGCTTCGACCGCAAGTCGATCCATCTCCCCCCCGAAGAGACGGCGCGGCGCGAGGCGGCGGGGATGCCATACGCCATTCGCTTCGCGACGCCCGACGAGGAAATCGCCTGGATGGATGCGGTCCACGGCCGGATCTCCTGGCAGGGTCGCGACCTCGATGACTTCATCATCCTCCGCTCCGACGGTTCGGCGATCTACAACCTCGCCGTCGTCTCGGACGACATCGCGATGGAGATCACCCACGTCATCCGCGGCGACGATCACATCTCCAATACGCCCAAGCAGATCGCGCTGTATCGCGCGCTCGGCAAGGAGCCGCCGATCTTCGCGCACGTACCGATGATCCTGGGCACCGACGGGAAGAAGCTCTCCAAGCGCCATGGGGCCACCGCCGTGGGCGACTATCAGGACATGGGCATCCTGCCGGCCGCGATGCGCAACTTCCTGGCGCTCCTGGGGTGGTCGCCGGGACAGGACCAGGAGATCGTCACCGAAGCGGAGATGATCGAGCGCTTTGCGCTCGAGGACATCCAGAAGAAGGCCGCCGTGTTCGACCCGGCCAAGCTCGAGTGGATGAACGGCCAGTACCTCTCCAACTTCCCTGCCGAGGAGTTGCTGGCACCGGTCGAGCGGCAGCTCGGCATCCTCGGCGTGGCGCACGACGGCCGCGACTTGCTGCCGGTGATCACGGCCGTGAAGACGCGCGCGCGCACGATCACGCATCTGGCCGAGCAGGTGGCCTCGCGGATCGACGACAGCCGCGTGGTGCGCGACGAGAAGGGCAACGCCCTCGAGGCGAAGATGGGCGAGCGCTTCGCGACCTCGCTGCGACTCTGTCAGGAAGCGCTGGTCGCGATCGCCGCCGAGGCGTGGCACGCCGAGTCGCTCGAGGCCGCGCTCAAGGCGGTCGCCGAGACGCATGCGCTGAAACTCGGGGACGTGATGCAGCCGGTGCGCGTGGCGCTGACCGGCGGCACCGTCTCGGAGCCGGTCCCGGAGCTCCTCGCCGTGGTCGGTCGCGATGCCTCGCTGGCGCGGATCGCTCGCACCATCGGCTAG
- a CDS encoding ABC transporter substrate-binding protein — translation MVLTNLPVHRIVSTMQSANEWLLALGAADRLVARTDFDRQPEFAHLPSIGGGLDPSPEAVAALHPDVVIGWQIRASVDLQTALQPFHIPVLSFETTDTADAFRQLARMGALVGREPQADSIARSLRGELAAIHAEACREFAAPETVFLVLWTEPPQTAGGGTWMTTLLETACLKNVFEDERIPWPTIGMESITARQPRFILTSRGDSVGKRLAEFRAKPGWRDLDAIKAGRVIEIPGDLFARAGPTLPAAARAIVAERRRLAGR, via the coding sequence GTGGTGCTGACCAACCTGCCGGTCCACCGCATTGTCTCCACGATGCAGTCGGCCAATGAGTGGTTGCTCGCCCTCGGCGCGGCGGATCGACTCGTGGCCCGGACCGACTTCGATCGTCAACCCGAGTTCGCCCACCTGCCCAGCATTGGTGGCGGGCTCGACCCGTCGCCCGAAGCGGTGGCAGCGTTGCATCCCGATGTGGTCATCGGGTGGCAGATCCGCGCCTCGGTCGACCTGCAGACGGCGCTCCAGCCCTTCCACATCCCGGTGCTCTCCTTCGAGACCACCGACACCGCCGATGCCTTCCGCCAGCTCGCCCGGATGGGCGCGCTGGTCGGGCGGGAGCCACAAGCCGATTCGATCGCCCGGAGCCTGCGCGGAGAGCTGGCAGCGATTCACGCCGAGGCATGTCGGGAGTTTGCCGCGCCGGAAACCGTCTTTCTGGTACTCTGGACCGAACCGCCGCAGACCGCCGGCGGGGGGACCTGGATGACGACGCTGCTCGAGACGGCCTGCCTGAAGAACGTCTTCGAGGACGAGCGGATCCCCTGGCCGACCATCGGCATGGAGTCGATCACCGCCCGGCAGCCACGCTTCATCCTGACCTCCCGGGGCGATTCGGTCGGCAAGCGGTTGGCGGAGTTCCGGGCCAAGCCGGGGTGGCGCGACCTCGACGCCATCAAGGCCGGCCGGGTCATCGAGATCCCCGGTGACCTGTTCGCCCGCGCCGGTCCGACCCTGCCAGCGGCCGCCCGGGCGATCGTCGCCGAGCGCCGGCGACTGGCCGGGAGGTAG